A region of Piscinibacter gummiphilus DNA encodes the following proteins:
- a CDS encoding response regulator transcription factor, with the protein MLVEDDDGMRAALARVLSVAGFDVRHFASAEAFQTSVGAVPPPHAACLVLDLRLPGISGLELMHWMKTKSFRLPVVMVTAFDNAAAHEQARQAGAASCLLKPFAGQALLAAVRGAIESGARAGAP; encoded by the coding sequence TTGCTCGTCGAAGACGACGACGGCATGCGCGCGGCGCTGGCGAGGGTGTTGTCCGTCGCGGGCTTCGACGTGCGCCACTTCGCTTCCGCCGAGGCCTTCCAGACGTCGGTCGGCGCGGTCCCGCCGCCGCACGCGGCCTGCCTCGTGCTGGACCTGCGGCTGCCCGGGATCTCCGGGCTGGAGCTGATGCACTGGATGAAAACGAAGTCGTTCCGCCTGCCCGTCGTGATGGTGACGGCCTTCGACAACGCCGCCGCGCACGAACAGGCGCGCCAGGCGGGCGCCGCCAGCTGCCTGCTCAAGCCGTTCGCGGGCCAGGCGCTGCTGGCGGCTGTGCGGGGTGCGATCGAGTCCGGGGCGCGCGCCGGCGCGCCTTGA
- a CDS encoding MFS transporter: MDESTPSTPRGILAALALCMLLPALGTSIANVALPTLAGTFGATFEQVRWVVLAYLLSATALIVGAGRLGDRLGRRRLLLAGIGVFTAASALAGAAPGLGLLVAARALQGLGAAAMMALTLAFVAGVVPKAQAGRAMGLLGSVSAAGTALGPAAGGLLIAHAGWPAVFLVGVPLGGLAFGLVWRHLPADPPPAGSPGTPWPMLRDPTLLGRLLPNLLVASVVMATLVVGPFHLAEAFGLDAARVGLAMSVGPVVAALAGAPSGRLVDRFGAPRMARAGLATLLAGCLGLGLAPETFGLAGYLVPLAVVTAGYALFQAGNQTAVMADAPGAQRGTVSGLLNLSRQLGFIAGTAALGAVFAATGLRTTFAVAAVLAATALAITARTGSGTATAPAARPPRG, encoded by the coding sequence ATGGACGAATCGACCCCCTCCACCCCCCGCGGGATCCTGGCCGCGCTGGCGCTCTGCATGCTGCTGCCCGCGCTCGGCACCAGCATCGCCAACGTCGCGCTGCCGACCCTGGCGGGCACGTTCGGCGCGACGTTCGAGCAGGTCCGGTGGGTGGTGCTCGCGTACCTGCTCTCGGCCACCGCGCTGATCGTCGGGGCCGGCCGGCTGGGTGACCGGCTGGGGCGGCGGCGCCTGCTGCTCGCGGGCATCGGCGTGTTCACCGCGGCGTCGGCGCTGGCCGGCGCGGCGCCGGGCCTCGGCCTGCTGGTGGCGGCCCGGGCACTGCAGGGCCTGGGCGCGGCCGCGATGATGGCGCTGACGCTGGCCTTCGTCGCCGGCGTCGTGCCAAAGGCGCAGGCCGGCCGGGCGATGGGGCTGCTCGGGTCGGTGAGTGCGGCGGGCACCGCGCTCGGGCCGGCCGCCGGCGGGCTGCTGATCGCGCACGCCGGCTGGCCGGCGGTCTTCCTCGTGGGGGTGCCGCTGGGCGGGCTGGCGTTCGGCCTCGTCTGGCGCCATCTGCCGGCCGACCCGCCCCCGGCCGGATCACCTGGAACGCCCTGGCCGATGCTGCGTGACCCGACGCTCCTCGGCCGCCTGCTGCCGAACCTGCTGGTCGCCTCGGTGGTGATGGCGACGCTCGTCGTCGGCCCCTTCCACCTCGCCGAGGCCTTCGGCCTCGATGCCGCCCGGGTCGGCCTCGCGATGTCCGTGGGACCGGTGGTCGCCGCGCTGGCCGGGGCCCCCTCGGGCCGACTGGTGGACCGCTTCGGCGCCCCGCGCATGGCCCGCGCCGGCCTCGCCACGCTGCTGGCCGGGTGCCTGGGGCTGGGCCTGGCGCCGGAAACCTTCGGCCTCGCCGGCTACCTCGTGCCCCTGGCCGTCGTCACGGCCGGCTACGCGCTCTTCCAGGCGGGCAACCAGACCGCCGTGATGGCGGACGCGCCCGGGGCGCAACGGGGCACGGTCTCGGGCCTGCTGAACCTCTCGCGCCAGCTGGGGTTCATCGCCGGCACCGCCGCACTCGGCGCGGTGTTCGCGGCCACCGGCCTGCGAACGACCTTCGCCGTGGCCGCGGTGCTGGCGGCCACGGCGCTGGCGATCACTGCGAGAACAGGATCGGGTACAGCGACAGCACCAGCAGCCCGGCCGCCACGAGGTTGA
- a CDS encoding response regulator transcription factor codes for MGHLTMASTESSWTSSGDHETIVPERSEAAVHVVDDDESLRNAIRRVLQLAGFEVRTYGSAGEFLLDRPDRLRGCLLLDVRMPGPTGLDLQESLARRGAVLPIIFLTGNGDLPMCVQAMRGGAVDFLSKPAPRDVLLGAVQRAMRRGVELLAERDQRQQVQSRYETLTSREREVLAGVVRGKLNKTIAFELGSAERTIKAHRARLMEKMHCKSVAELVHVTEQLQLMPQVA; via the coding sequence ATGGGACACTTGACGATGGCGTCGACCGAATCCAGCTGGACGTCGAGCGGCGACCACGAGACGATCGTTCCCGAGCGATCCGAAGCCGCGGTCCACGTGGTGGACGACGACGAGTCCCTTCGAAACGCGATCCGCCGCGTGCTGCAGCTCGCCGGCTTCGAGGTGCGCACGTATGGTTCCGCGGGCGAGTTCCTGCTGGACCGGCCCGACCGCCTGCGGGGCTGCCTGCTCCTCGACGTCCGCATGCCGGGCCCCACGGGCCTCGACCTGCAGGAGTCGCTGGCACGCCGCGGCGCCGTGCTGCCCATCATCTTCCTGACCGGCAACGGCGACCTGCCCATGTGCGTGCAGGCCATGCGCGGCGGTGCGGTCGACTTCCTGTCGAAGCCGGCGCCGCGCGACGTGCTGCTGGGCGCGGTGCAGCGGGCCATGCGCCGCGGCGTCGAACTGCTCGCCGAACGCGACCAGCGGCAGCAGGTCCAGTCGCGCTACGAGACACTGACCTCCCGCGAGCGGGAGGTGCTGGCCGGCGTCGTGCGCGGCAAGCTCAACAAGACCATTGCCTTCGAACTCGGCAGCGCCGAGCGCACCATCAAGGCCCATCGCGCGCGCCTGATGGAAAAGATGCATTGCAAGTCGGTGGCCGAGCTCGTGCACGTGACCGAACAGCTGCAGCTGATGCCCCAGGTCGCCTGA
- a CDS encoding LysR family transcriptional regulator encodes MSRPDLNLLFTLDVLLAEGSVARAARRLRLSPSAMSRALARLRETTGDPLLVRAGRGLVPSPRAIELREQVGCLVAEAEAALRPAAPVDPARLERTFTLRSSEGFVDTFGPALLARLAAEAPGVRLRFLPKPDKDSTPLRDGSADLETGVVGRSAGPELRTQALFRDRFVGVVRAGHPLAKGRVTPERYLAARHVAIVRGTPDRRGPVDEALAAAGRVRDVAATVAGFASALSLARATDLVATVPDRHTAGLRSGLSSFALPLAVPEITVSLLWHPRLDGDPAHRWLRGCVRETCADQSLAMKSSARSEGTKK; translated from the coding sequence ATGTCACGCCCCGACCTCAACCTGCTGTTCACCCTCGATGTGCTGCTGGCCGAAGGCAGCGTCGCCCGCGCCGCGCGCCGGCTGCGGCTGAGCCCGTCGGCCATGAGCCGGGCGCTCGCGCGGCTGCGCGAGACCACCGGCGACCCGCTGCTGGTGCGGGCGGGGCGCGGGCTCGTGCCCTCCCCCCGGGCGATCGAACTCCGCGAGCAGGTGGGCTGCCTCGTGGCCGAGGCCGAGGCGGCGCTGCGCCCGGCCGCCCCGGTCGACCCCGCCCGCCTCGAGCGCACGTTCACGCTGCGGAGCAGCGAAGGGTTCGTCGACACCTTCGGCCCCGCGCTGCTGGCCCGGCTGGCCGCCGAGGCGCCGGGGGTGCGCCTGCGTTTCCTGCCGAAGCCCGACAAGGACAGCACGCCGCTGCGCGATGGTTCGGCCGACCTGGAGACGGGTGTCGTGGGTCGCTCGGCGGGCCCCGAGCTGCGGACGCAGGCGCTGTTCCGGGACCGTTTCGTCGGGGTGGTGCGCGCCGGGCATCCGCTGGCCAAGGGCCGGGTCACGCCGGAGCGCTACCTCGCCGCCCGCCACGTCGCGATCGTGCGCGGCACGCCGGACCGGAGGGGACCGGTCGACGAGGCCCTGGCCGCGGCGGGCCGGGTGCGGGATGTCGCCGCGACCGTGGCCGGCTTCGCGTCCGCGCTGTCGCTGGCCCGCGCCACCGACCTCGTGGCCACCGTCCCCGATCGCCACACGGCGGGGCTGCGGTCGGGGCTCTCCAGTTTCGCGCTGCCGCTGGCCGTGCCGGAGATCACGGTCTCGCTGCTCTGGCACCCACGGCTCGACGGTGATCCGGCGCACCGCTGGCTGCGGGGCTGCGTCCGGGAGACCTGCGCCGATCAGTCCCTGGCCATGAAGTCCAGTGCGCGCAGCGAGGGCACGAAGAAGTAG
- a CDS encoding vWA domain-containing protein, translated as MYQLEHPWLLAVLPLPLLVWLLLKPYREESASVRLPFFGEVAEAAGLRPAPGAVTPRRNWLQWLLAPLLWALVVLALARPQYVEPPIRKVLPARDLLLALDLSQSMDTRDFRDPGGRLVTRVAAVKQVVSEFVRRRSGDRIGLIVFGDSPYPQAPFTMDHALVQSMIGEALPGMAGPRTAFGDAIGLGIKMFDESKAKQKVMIALTDGNDTASRMPPERAAEIAKDRGVVVHTVGIGNPSATGEDKVDLETLKKTAAATGGRYFFGADQQQLEAIYATLDQITPHDEETQSWRPKRELFMWPLGAAVALVVAYQLLMAVFSTLRRGWQVARKTA; from the coding sequence GTGTACCAGCTTGAACACCCGTGGCTGCTGGCCGTGCTGCCGCTGCCGCTGCTCGTGTGGCTGCTGCTCAAGCCCTACCGCGAGGAGAGCGCCTCGGTGCGCCTGCCCTTCTTCGGCGAGGTGGCCGAGGCCGCCGGCCTGCGGCCCGCGCCCGGCGCCGTGACCCCGCGACGCAACTGGCTGCAGTGGCTGCTGGCGCCGCTGCTGTGGGCGCTGGTGGTGCTCGCGCTCGCGCGGCCCCAGTACGTGGAGCCGCCGATCCGCAAGGTGCTGCCCGCGCGCGACCTGCTGCTGGCGCTGGACCTGTCGCAGTCGATGGACACGCGCGACTTCCGCGACCCCGGCGGGCGGCTCGTCACCCGCGTGGCGGCCGTGAAGCAGGTGGTGAGCGAGTTCGTGCGGCGCCGGTCCGGCGACCGCATCGGCCTGATCGTCTTCGGCGACTCGCCCTACCCCCAGGCCCCGTTCACGATGGACCACGCGCTGGTGCAGTCGATGATCGGCGAGGCGCTGCCGGGCATGGCCGGGCCGCGCACCGCGTTCGGCGACGCCATCGGACTCGGCATCAAGATGTTCGACGAAAGCAAGGCGAAGCAGAAGGTGATGATCGCGCTCACCGACGGCAACGACACGGCGAGCAGGATGCCGCCCGAGCGCGCGGCCGAGATCGCGAAGGACCGCGGCGTGGTCGTGCACACGGTGGGCATCGGCAACCCGTCGGCCACCGGCGAGGACAAGGTGGACCTCGAGACGCTGAAGAAGACCGCCGCGGCCACGGGCGGCCGCTACTTCTTCGGCGCGGACCAGCAGCAGCTCGAGGCCATCTACGCGACCCTCGACCAGATCACGCCGCACGACGAGGAGACGCAGTCGTGGCGGCCGAAGCGTGAACTCTTCATGTGGCCGCTGGGTGCGGCCGTGGCGCTGGTGGTGGCCTACCAGCTGCTGATGGCGGTGTTCTCGACGTTGCGCCGCGGCTGGCAGGTCGCGCGGAAGACCGCGTGA
- a CDS encoding LysE family translocator — MSFDQWLAFCAFAAISSITPGPNNMMILASGLNHGLVRSLPHLAGIVLGFAFMVLGVGLGLHAVFTTVPVLQTVLKYAGAAYLLWLAWRLARAQPMATDSGGASTSRPMTFLGAAAFQWINPKGWVMAVSAVTTYLPAAFGLADAAALAVVFGLVGGPCVAAWAVFGVGMRRVLQNPRSVRVFNLVAAGLLVLSLYPILFSQ; from the coding sequence ATGTCCTTCGACCAGTGGCTCGCCTTCTGCGCCTTCGCGGCGATCTCCTCGATCACGCCGGGGCCGAACAACATGATGATCCTGGCCTCGGGCCTGAACCACGGCCTCGTGCGTTCGCTGCCCCACCTCGCCGGCATCGTCCTCGGCTTCGCCTTCATGGTGCTCGGGGTCGGCCTCGGCCTGCATGCCGTGTTCACCACGGTGCCCGTGCTCCAGACGGTGCTGAAGTACGCGGGCGCGGCCTATCTGCTGTGGCTCGCGTGGCGGCTCGCCCGCGCCCAGCCGATGGCGACGGACTCGGGCGGTGCCTCCACGTCCCGCCCCATGACCTTCCTCGGCGCCGCGGCCTTCCAGTGGATCAACCCGAAGGGCTGGGTGATGGCGGTGAGCGCCGTGACCACGTACCTGCCCGCGGCCTTCGGCCTTGCCGACGCCGCCGCCCTCGCCGTGGTGTTCGGGCTGGTGGGCGGCCCCTGCGTGGCCGCGTGGGCCGTGTTCGGCGTGGGCATGCGCCGCGTGCTGCAGAACCCGCGCAGCGTGCGCGTGTTCAACCTCGTGGCGGCCGGGCTGCTGGTGCTGTCGCTGTACCCGATCCTGTTCTCGCAGTGA
- a CDS encoding BatD family protein, protein MTRWGLVLLLLLQGAAWAASPRVTVRLQEKQPVLVGQQVHVHVKVMTPNYFTSAPPFPPLAVSGAIVTMPDESGQNATETIGGVTYASIEKTYVFAAQQAGDFTLPPARITFTYGGDDGKPQHGTVALPPFKIIAKLPPGAAAAASAAGGALMPVARVTIRQQFDRPDGTPLHVGDALVRTLDTSAAQTQAMMIPPPHAEAPAGVRVFAADPVLGDDSGPRGEFLGGHRTDRITYVFEKPGTYTLPAVRIGWFDAQANRSRTAEAPERVVTVQAGVAAGNAIAPEAASAPAAAVVKPPRRWRVADVVEAAVIGLVVLGAVSWGWRRLARHLPAWRERRAARRAAHAASEAVAFAAVAQALRAGKALQADAALLHWSRHLGGTVSSWAVAQGDTELSTALAALRLALYARAGDGAEAASRALLGPLQRARERWVKTRDARSVAALVPLNP, encoded by the coding sequence ATGACGCGGTGGGGGCTCGTGCTGCTGCTCCTGCTGCAGGGCGCCGCGTGGGCCGCGTCCCCGCGGGTGACGGTTCGCCTGCAGGAGAAGCAGCCGGTGCTCGTGGGCCAGCAGGTGCACGTGCACGTGAAGGTGATGACCCCGAACTACTTCACGTCGGCCCCGCCCTTCCCGCCGCTCGCAGTGTCCGGGGCCATCGTGACGATGCCGGACGAGAGCGGGCAGAACGCCACCGAGACGATCGGCGGGGTCACGTACGCAAGCATCGAGAAGACCTACGTCTTCGCCGCGCAGCAGGCCGGCGACTTCACGCTGCCGCCGGCCAGGATCACCTTCACGTACGGCGGCGACGACGGCAAGCCGCAGCACGGCACCGTCGCGCTGCCGCCGTTCAAGATCATCGCGAAGCTGCCGCCCGGCGCGGCGGCCGCGGCCAGTGCCGCGGGCGGGGCCTTGATGCCGGTGGCGCGCGTGACCATCCGCCAGCAATTCGACCGCCCCGACGGCACACCGCTGCACGTGGGCGATGCCCTCGTGCGCACGCTCGACACCTCGGCCGCGCAGACGCAGGCGATGATGATTCCGCCGCCCCATGCGGAGGCACCGGCCGGCGTGCGCGTGTTCGCGGCCGATCCCGTGCTGGGCGACGACAGCGGGCCGCGCGGCGAGTTCCTCGGTGGCCACCGCACCGACCGCATCACCTACGTCTTCGAGAAGCCCGGCACCTACACGCTGCCGGCGGTGCGCATCGGCTGGTTCGACGCGCAGGCGAACCGCTCGCGCACGGCCGAGGCGCCCGAGCGGGTCGTGACCGTGCAGGCGGGGGTGGCCGCGGGCAACGCCATCGCGCCGGAGGCGGCGTCCGCTCCCGCGGCTGCCGTGGTGAAACCGCCACGGCGGTGGCGGGTGGCGGACGTGGTGGAGGCGGCGGTGATCGGGCTGGTGGTGCTGGGCGCCGTGTCGTGGGGATGGCGCCGGCTCGCGCGCCACCTGCCGGCATGGCGTGAACGCCGGGCGGCGCGACGCGCGGCGCACGCGGCGAGCGAGGCCGTGGCCTTCGCTGCGGTGGCGCAGGCGTTGCGCGCGGGGAAGGCGCTGCAGGCGGACGCTGCGCTGTTGCACTGGTCCCGCCATCTCGGCGGCACGGTGTCGTCATGGGCCGTGGCGCAGGGCGACACGGAGCTGTCGACGGCCCTGGCCGCCTTGCGCCTCGCGCTGTACGCCCGTGCGGGCGACGGCGCGGAGGCGGCGTCGCGGGCCCTGCTCGGGCCGCTGCAGCGCGCGCGGGAGCGGTGGGTGAAAACGCGCGACGCCCGGTCGGTGGCGGCGCTGGTGCCGCTGAATCCGTGA
- a CDS encoding sensor histidine kinase, translated as MSIDIPSPARPAGSAVAAGELRFVLVCGGVLVATAVLSHVLAVADGSRFPWISAVVFTVIGLQALLIVGLLLQRRWRREAELEAQTYRAELYHAMRLATVGELTASIAHEINQPLGAILSNADAAEMMLEGGQSPGNELREVIADIRLDAQRASGIVRQTRSMIGKRPAASGRVDLNQIVLDVRRFMSSALAHQGVALDLQLDAGPVAVTGDTVQLQQVVLNLAVNAMDATSDIAGLVRRIDIRTVRVTGDRIELTVSDNGHGISEADVPRLFEPFFTTKAQGCGLGLSIARGIVEAHGGRIGAGNQASGGAVFRLVFPAAPESLATGDSECAPLLDLSDGVLHQRAMHASPKASSTDGARG; from the coding sequence GTGAGCATCGACATCCCCTCCCCCGCCCGCCCGGCCGGGTCCGCCGTGGCCGCGGGCGAGTTGCGTTTCGTGCTCGTGTGCGGCGGGGTGCTCGTGGCCACCGCGGTGCTGTCGCACGTGCTCGCGGTGGCCGACGGCTCCCGCTTCCCGTGGATCTCCGCCGTCGTGTTCACGGTGATCGGCCTGCAGGCGCTGCTGATCGTCGGCCTGCTGCTGCAGCGGCGATGGCGGCGCGAGGCCGAACTCGAGGCGCAGACGTACCGGGCCGAGCTGTACCACGCGATGCGGCTCGCGACGGTCGGTGAACTCACGGCATCGATCGCCCACGAGATCAACCAGCCGCTCGGGGCCATCCTCAGCAACGCCGACGCCGCCGAGATGATGCTGGAGGGCGGCCAGTCCCCGGGGAACGAGTTGCGCGAGGTCATCGCCGACATCCGGCTGGACGCGCAGCGTGCGAGCGGCATCGTGCGGCAGACCCGCTCGATGATCGGCAAGCGGCCCGCGGCCAGCGGCCGCGTCGACCTCAACCAGATCGTGCTCGACGTGCGCCGCTTCATGTCGTCGGCGCTGGCCCACCAGGGGGTCGCGCTGGACCTGCAGCTCGACGCCGGTCCCGTCGCGGTGACGGGTGACACGGTGCAGCTCCAGCAGGTCGTGCTCAACCTCGCGGTCAACGCGATGGACGCCACGTCGGACATCGCGGGCCTCGTGCGCCGCATCGACATCCGCACCGTGCGGGTGACGGGCGACCGCATCGAGCTCACCGTCTCCGACAACGGCCATGGCATTTCCGAGGCCGACGTGCCGCGCCTCTTCGAACCGTTCTTCACGACGAAGGCCCAGGGCTGCGGGCTCGGGCTCTCCATCGCCCGCGGCATCGTCGAGGCGCACGGCGGGCGCATCGGGGCCGGCAACCAGGCCAGCGGTGGTGCCGTCTTCCGGCTCGTTTTCCCGGCGGCCCCGGAGTCGCTGGCGACGGGCGATTCGGAATGCGCGCCGCTGCTCGACCTGTCCGATGGCGTCCTGCACCAACGGGCAATGCACGCTTCACCAAAGGCCAGTAGCACGGACGGCGCGCGCGGCTGA
- a CDS encoding VWA domain-containing protein, with protein MDTLAAWLADHVDPAMAAFHFLRPVWLWALVPAGLLVWVVGWRDNVRRRWRGSIAPHLLDALVIERRRRWRLRPVHLTALLIALGAVAVAGPTWEQERPPFVEDKAPLAIAIDLSRTMDAIDVSPTRLERAKLKVKALLSHRQGGRTALYAYAGSTHLVLPLTDDSKLLQTFVDALETGIMPRPGRDTVQALKAIDAALAKESVPGTILFLTDGIEPAATAAFKAQVDGTGSQPLVLAIGTEQGGPLRSGASGFQEDHGQRVFARMDVAGLQAFKAATGVPLATFTPDGDDDVAWVQRRVQSHLARKDTGTATRWKDQGWWFTIPIVLLAALWFRKGWTVRWVSALLLGVVLQAPADPAWAQGGARGWHFIDLWLTPDQQGRRAFERGDYAAAAEHFADPMWRGTALYRAGRFAEAEQSFARVDSPESDFNQGNALAWQGRYEAAAARYTQALARRPQWPEATANLALVRGLIPPKPDPKKDDDQAEDPNLKPDQIQFDDKGKAGKQQVQMASKQTADTWMRAIQTTPTQLLARKFALQQRSAKDKSP; from the coding sequence ATGGACACGCTCGCCGCCTGGCTCGCCGACCACGTGGACCCCGCGATGGCGGCCTTCCATTTCCTGCGCCCGGTGTGGCTGTGGGCGCTGGTGCCCGCCGGCCTGCTGGTGTGGGTGGTGGGCTGGCGCGACAACGTGCGCCGCCGCTGGCGAGGCAGCATCGCGCCGCACCTGCTCGACGCGCTGGTGATCGAACGCCGGCGGCGTTGGCGGCTGCGGCCGGTGCACCTGACGGCGCTGCTGATCGCGCTCGGCGCCGTGGCGGTGGCCGGGCCCACGTGGGAGCAGGAGCGCCCGCCGTTCGTCGAGGACAAGGCGCCGCTCGCCATCGCGATCGACCTGTCGCGCACCATGGACGCGATCGACGTGTCCCCCACCCGGCTCGAACGCGCGAAGCTCAAGGTCAAGGCGCTGCTGTCGCACCGCCAGGGCGGGCGCACCGCGCTCTACGCCTACGCCGGGTCCACCCACCTCGTGCTGCCGCTGACCGACGACAGCAAGCTGCTGCAGACCTTCGTCGATGCGCTGGAGACGGGGATCATGCCGCGGCCCGGCCGCGACACCGTGCAGGCGCTGAAGGCCATCGACGCGGCCCTCGCGAAGGAGTCCGTGCCCGGCACCATCCTGTTCCTCACCGACGGCATCGAACCCGCGGCCACCGCGGCGTTCAAGGCGCAGGTGGACGGCACCGGCAGCCAGCCGCTGGTGCTCGCGATCGGCACCGAACAGGGCGGCCCGCTGCGCAGCGGTGCCAGCGGTTTCCAGGAGGACCACGGCCAGCGTGTCTTCGCGCGCATGGACGTGGCCGGCCTGCAGGCCTTCAAGGCGGCGACCGGCGTGCCCCTCGCCACGTTCACGCCCGACGGCGACGACGACGTGGCCTGGGTGCAGCGGCGCGTGCAGTCGCACCTGGCACGGAAGGACACCGGGACCGCCACACGCTGGAAGGACCAGGGCTGGTGGTTCACGATCCCCATCGTGCTGCTGGCCGCGTTGTGGTTCCGCAAGGGCTGGACGGTTCGCTGGGTGAGTGCGCTGCTGCTGGGCGTGGTGCTGCAGGCGCCCGCGGACCCCGCCTGGGCGCAGGGCGGTGCGCGCGGCTGGCACTTCATCGACCTGTGGCTCACCCCCGACCAGCAGGGCCGCCGCGCGTTCGAGCGGGGCGACTACGCCGCGGCGGCCGAACACTTCGCCGACCCGATGTGGCGCGGCACCGCGCTGTACCGCGCGGGCCGCTTCGCCGAGGCCGAGCAGAGCTTCGCGCGGGTCGATTCGCCCGAGAGCGACTTCAACCAGGGCAACGCGCTCGCGTGGCAGGGGCGCTACGAGGCCGCGGCCGCGCGCTACACGCAGGCGCTGGCGCGTCGCCCGCAGTGGCCCGAGGCGACGGCCAACCTCGCCCTCGTGCGCGGGCTGATCCCGCCGAAGCCGGACCCGAAAAAGGACGACGACCAGGCCGAGGACCCGAACCTGAAGCCCGACCAGATCCAGTTCGACGACAAGGGCAAGGCCGGCAAGCAGCAGGTGCAGATGGCGTCGAAGCAGACCGCCGACACGTGGATGCGCGCGATCCAGACCACCCCCACCCAGTTGCTCGCGCGCAAGTTCGCGCTGCAGCAGCGCTCGGCGAAGGACAAGTCGCCATGA
- a CDS encoding Dyp-type peroxidase gives MNTPPRQTVPDLQAHAGDIQAILGSGFMPLRHGAYRLYQVTDRGAARRWLRAVVDSGLVKAVSQLGRDDANLDRPHHHDEIAMLAFSHAGLAALGLVASGDFPFPTPFVRGPRAGRWPDDVHVLLAHYQDRAGTGHPLLNPEASSGLALRQEVLTCPSYIGPGGRSTEPFGFRDGVAQPQIDGLRRRPREASGPLAGDHLVAPGEFILGHRNEYGELAYCPDVAGWNPDGGGRFAMNGSYLAVQQIVQHVQRFRDFEAAQPPTRPGAPTLTEQMVGRHKDGKPLVACPVPHAHDDPAHDHFRYRVEDFDGLQCPRGAHVRRANPRDMLGWDVESGIATAKLHRLLRRGRVYAGPSNAADLPTPEGDPGPAEGLFFMALNADLERQFELVESRWLVNRRFADLADEDDFAGSKPKVRAFTAQGLPTGQRHDGLSPFTTLVGTGYFFVPSLRALDFMARD, from the coding sequence ATGAACACGCCCCCACGCCAGACCGTCCCCGACCTGCAGGCCCACGCCGGCGACATCCAGGCCATCCTCGGGTCGGGCTTCATGCCGCTGCGCCACGGGGCCTACCGGCTGTACCAGGTGACCGACCGCGGCGCCGCCCGTCGGTGGCTGCGCGCCGTGGTGGACAGCGGCCTCGTCAAGGCGGTCAGCCAGCTCGGCCGCGACGACGCCAACCTCGACCGGCCGCACCATCACGACGAGATCGCGATGCTCGCCTTCTCCCATGCGGGGCTGGCCGCGCTCGGACTCGTCGCGAGCGGTGACTTTCCGTTCCCGACGCCGTTCGTGCGCGGCCCGCGCGCCGGCCGCTGGCCCGACGACGTGCACGTGCTGCTCGCCCACTACCAGGACCGTGCGGGCACGGGCCACCCCCTGCTGAACCCCGAGGCCTCGTCCGGCCTGGCGCTGCGGCAGGAGGTCCTGACCTGCCCGAGCTACATCGGCCCCGGCGGCCGGTCCACCGAACCGTTCGGCTTCCGCGACGGCGTGGCGCAGCCGCAGATCGACGGCCTGCGGCGCCGTCCGCGGGAGGCCTCGGGGCCACTGGCCGGCGACCACCTCGTGGCCCCGGGCGAGTTCATCCTCGGCCACCGCAACGAATACGGCGAACTCGCCTACTGCCCCGACGTCGCCGGCTGGAACCCCGACGGCGGCGGGCGTTTCGCGATGAACGGCAGCTACCTCGCCGTGCAGCAGATCGTGCAGCACGTGCAGCGCTTTCGCGATTTCGAGGCGGCGCAGCCGCCCACCCGGCCTGGCGCGCCCACGCTGACCGAGCAGATGGTGGGCCGCCACAAGGACGGCAAGCCGCTGGTCGCGTGCCCCGTCCCGCACGCCCACGACGACCCCGCGCACGACCACTTCCGCTACCGCGTCGAGGACTTCGACGGCCTGCAGTGCCCGCGCGGCGCGCACGTGCGCCGCGCGAACCCGCGCGACATGCTGGGCTGGGACGTCGAGTCGGGCATCGCCACCGCGAAGCTGCACCGCCTGCTGCGCCGCGGCCGCGTCTACGCCGGCCCGTCGAACGCCGCGGACCTGCCCACGCCCGAGGGCGACCCGGGACCGGCCGAGGGCCTGTTCTTCATGGCCCTGAACGCCGACCTCGAGCGGCAGTTCGAACTCGTCGAGTCGCGCTGGCTCGTCAACCGCCGTTTCGCCGACCTGGCGGACGAGGACGACTTCGCCGGCTCGAAGCCGAAGGTCCGCGCCTTCACCGCACAGGGCCTGCCCACCGGGCAGCGGCACGACGGCCTCTCGCCGTTCACCACGCTGGTGGGCACGGGCTACTTCTTCGTGCCCTCGCTGCGCGCACTGGACTTCATGGCCAGGGACTGA